From Ovis aries strain OAR_USU_Benz2616 breed Rambouillet chromosome 21, ARS-UI_Ramb_v3.0, whole genome shotgun sequence, a single genomic window includes:
- the EML3 gene encoding echinoderm microtubule-associated protein-like 3 isoform X4, whose amino-acid sequence MDGAGGPGEGPAQEALQSLSRRLQVQEKEMELVKAALAEALRLLRLQAPPTSLQDPGTLGPPRDSPAAPPGLPPTCSPSLVSRGTQTEAEMEVEASPGPPGLSNGPPAPPGGSEEPSGTQSEGGGSSSSGTGSPGPPGILRLAQPPQRIDAPRRNSSSSSPSERPRQKLSRKAASSANLLLRSGSTESRGGKDSLSSPGGPGSRRSNYNLEGISVKMFLRGRPITMYIPSGIRSVEELPSGPPPETLSLDWVYGYRGRDSRSNLFVLRSGEVVYFIACVVVLYRPGGGPGGPGGGGQRHYRGHTDCVRCLAVHPDGVRVASGQTAGVDKDGKPLQPVVHVWDSETLLKLQEIGLGAFERGVGALAFSVADQGAFLCVVDDSNEHMLSVWDCSRGTKLAEIKSTNDSVLAVGFNPRDSSSIVTSGKSHVHFWNWNGGTGVPGNGMLTRKQGVFGKYKKPKFISCFVFLPDGDILTGDSEGNILTWGRSLSDSRTPGRGGAKETYGIVAQVHAHEGSIFALCLRRDGTVLSGGGRDRRLVQWGPGLVALQEAEIPEHFGAVRAIAEGPGSELLVGTTKNALLRGDLAQGFSPVIQGHTDELWGLCTHPFQNRFLTCGHDRQLCLWDGEGHALAWSIDLKETGLCADFHPSGAVVAVGLNTGRWLVLDTETREIVSDITDGNEQLSVVRYSPDGLYLAIGSHDNMIYIYSVSSDGAKSSRFGRCVGHSSFITHLDWSKDGNFIMSNSGDYEILYWDVAGGCKLLRNRYESRDREWATYTCVLGFHVYGVWPDGSDGTDINSLCRSHNERVVAVADDFCKVHLFQYPCAHAKAPSLVYGGHGSHVTSVRFTHDDSHLISLGGKDASIFQWRVLGAGGTGPVPTTPSRTPSLSPASSLDV is encoded by the exons ATGGACGGGGCCGGGGGGCCCG GTGAGGGCCCGGCTCAGGAGGCCCTGCAGTCCTTGAGCCGGCGGCTTCAggtgcaggagaaggagatggagcTGGTGAAGGCAGCCTTGGCAGAAGCTCTTCGCCTGCTGCGGCTGCAggcaccccccacctccctgcaggACCCTGGCACCCTGGGCCCTCCAAGGGACAG CCCTGCAGCCCCCCCAGGACTGCCACCCACATGCAGCCCCTCCTTGGTGAGCCGAGGCACCCAGACGGAAGCAGAGATGGAGGTGGAAGCATCCCCTGGACCCCCCGGGCTGAGCAATGGGCCCCCAGCCCCTCCGGGGGGCAGTGAAGAACCTAGCGGGACCCAGTCTGAAGGagggggcagcagcagcagtggcacaggctcccccggccccccAGGGATCCTCAGGCTGGCTCAGCCCCCGCAGCGCATTGACGC GCCACGGAGAAATTCTTCCTCCTCGTCGCCCTCAGAACGGCCTCGCCAGAAACTCTCCCGGAAGGCAGCTTCCTCGGCCAACCTGTTGTTGCGGTCAGGGAGCACAGAGAG CCGTGGGGGAAAAGACTCCCTCTCCAGCCCTGGCGGTCCTGGCTCTCGGAGGAGCAATTACAATTTAG AAGGCATCTCAGTGAAGATGTTCCTCCGAGGCCGCCCCATTACCATGTACATCCCGTCTGGCATCCGCAGTGTGGAGGAGCTGCCCAGCGGCCCACCCCCGGAGACCCTCAGCCTTGACTGGGT GTATGGGTACCGGGGTCGTGACTCCCGCTCTAATCTGTTTGTGCTGCGCTCTGGGGAGGTGGTCTACTTTATCGCCTGTGTGGTGGTGCTGTACCGACCCGGGGGGGGCCCCGGGGGCCCTGGAGGTGGTGGTCAGAGGCATTACCGGGGGCACACAGACTGTGTTCGATG CCTGGCTGTTCACCCTGATGGTGTGCGTGTAGCCTCAGGACAGACAGCCGGCGTGGATAAAGATGGAAAG CCCCTGCAGCCTGTGGTTCACGTCTGGGACTCCGAGACGCTGCTGAAGCTGCAGGAGATTGGACTGGGGGCCTTCGAGCGGGGTGTGGGGGCCCTGGCCTTTTCAGTTGCG GATCAGGGCGCTTTCCTCTGTGTGGTGGATGATTCCAACGAGCACATGCTGTCGGTGTGGGACTGCAGCCGGGGCACGAAGCTGGCTGAGATCAAG AGTACAAACGACTCAGTCCTCGCCGTTGGCTTCAACCCTCGTGACAGCAGCAGCATCGTCACCAGTGGGAAATCCCACGTCCACTTCTGGAACTGGAATGGTGGAACAGGGGTTCCTGGGAACGGGATGCTCACCAGGAAACAGGGTGTCTTTGGG AAATACAAGAAGCCCAAGTTTATCTCCTGCTTTGTGTTCCTCCCCGATGGAGACATTCTCACTGGGGACTCAGAGGGGAACATCCTCACCTGGGGGCGGAGCCTCTCCGATTCCAGGACCCCAGGCAGGGGTGGGGCCAAAG AGACCTATGGGATTGTGGCCCAGGTCCACGCTCATGAAGGCTCCATCTTCGCCCTGTGTCTCCGGCGGGACGGGACTGTGCTGAGTGGCGGTGGGCGGGACCGCCGGCTGGTCCAGTGGGGGCCCGGGTTGGTGGCCCTTCAGGAGGCGGAG ATTCCTGAACACTTTGGGGCCGTGCGGGCCATTGCAGAGGGGCCTGGCTCTGAGCTGCTGGTGGGCACCACGAAGAATGCGTTGCTGCGGGGAGATCTGGCCCAGGGCTTCTCCCCTGTAATCCAG GGTCACACGGATGAGCTCTGGGGGCTCTGCACACATCCCTTCCAGAACCGTTTCCTCACCTGTGGCCATGACCGGCAGCTCTGCCTCTGGGACGGGGAGGGCCATGCCCTGGCCTGGAGCATCGACCTCAAG gaGACTGGTCTCTGTGCTGACTTCCACCCCAGTGGGGCAGTTGTGGCCGTAGGACTGAAcacagggag GTGGCTGGTTTTGGATACAGAGACCAGAGAGATTGTGTCTGACATCACCGATGGCAATGAGCAGCTATCAGTGGTCCGGTACAGCCCAG ATGGGTTGTACCTGGCCATCGGTTCCCATGACAACATGATCTACATCTATAGCGTTTCCAGTGACGGTGCCAAGTCCAGCCGTTTTGGCCGCTGTGTG GGTCACTCCAGCTTCATCACTCACCTTGACTGGTCCAAGGATGGGAACTTCATCATGTCCAATTCTGGGGACTATGAGATCCTTTACT GGGATGTGGCTGGAGGCTGTAAGCTGCTGAGGAATCGCTATGAGAGCCGAGACCGGGAGTGGGCCACCTACACCTGCGTGCTGGGCTTCCATGTCTACG GCGTGTGGCCAGATGGCTCGGATGGAACTGACATCAACTCCCTGTGCCGCTCCCACAACGAGCGCGTCGTGGCCGTTGCCGACGACTTCTGCAAAGTGCACCTCTTCCAGTACCCGTGCGCGCACGCCAAG GCGCCGAGCCTCGTGTACGGTGGTCACGGCAGCCACGTGACCAGCGTCCGGTTCACGCACGACGACTCGCACCTCATCTCGCTGGGCGGCAAGGACGCCAGCATCTTCCAGTGGCGAGTGTTGGGCGCTGGGGGCACGGGGCCGGTGCCCACCACGCCCTCTCGAaccccctccctgtcccctgccTCCTCTCTTGACGTCTGA
- the EML3 gene encoding echinoderm microtubule-associated protein-like 3 isoform X2: MDGAGGPGEGPAQEALQSLSRRLQVQEKEMELVKAALAEALRLLRLQAPPTSLQDPGTLGPPRDSPAAPPGLPPTCSPSLVSRGTQTEAEMEVEASPGPPGLSNGPPAPPGGSEEPSGTQSEGGGSSSSGTGSPGPPGILRLAQPPQRIDAPRRNSSSSSPSERPRQKLSRKAASSANLLLRSGSTERKKGTSQALLGCLLCTQHCANPSTSSISFSPHDILGGRGGKDSLSSPGGPGSRRSNYNLEGISVKMFLRGRPITMYIPSGIRSVEELPSGPPPETLSLDWVYGYRGRDSRSNLFVLRSGEVVYFIACVVVLYRPGGGPGGPGGGGQRHYRGHTDCVRCLAVHPDGVRVASGQTAGVDKDGKPLQPVVHVWDSETLLKLQEIGLGAFERGVGALAFSVADQGAFLCVVDDSNEHMLSVWDCSRGTKLAEIKSTNDSVLAVGFNPRDSSSIVTSGKSHVHFWNWNGGTGVPGNGMLTRKQGVFGKYKKPKFISCFVFLPDGDILTGDSEGNILTWGRSLSDSRTPGRGGAKETYGIVAQVHAHEGSIFALCLRRDGTVLSGGGRDRRLVQWGPGLVALQEAEIPEHFGAVRAIAEGPGSELLVGTTKNALLRGDLAQGFSPVIQGHTDELWGLCTHPFQNRFLTCGHDRQLCLWDGEGHALAWSIDLKETGLCADFHPSGAVVAVGLNTGRWLVLDTETREIVSDITDGNEQLSVVRYSPDGLYLAIGSHDNMIYIYSVSSDGAKSSRFGRCVGHSSFITHLDWSKDGNFIMSNSGDYEILYWDVAGGCKLLRNRYESRDREWATYTCVLGFHVYGVWPDGSDGTDINSLCRSHNERVVAVADDFCKVHLFQYPCAHAKAPSLVYGGHGSHVTSVRFTHDDSHLISLGGKDASIFQWRVLGAGGTGPVPTTPSRTPSLSPASSLDV; the protein is encoded by the exons ATGGACGGGGCCGGGGGGCCCG GTGAGGGCCCGGCTCAGGAGGCCCTGCAGTCCTTGAGCCGGCGGCTTCAggtgcaggagaaggagatggagcTGGTGAAGGCAGCCTTGGCAGAAGCTCTTCGCCTGCTGCGGCTGCAggcaccccccacctccctgcaggACCCTGGCACCCTGGGCCCTCCAAGGGACAG CCCTGCAGCCCCCCCAGGACTGCCACCCACATGCAGCCCCTCCTTGGTGAGCCGAGGCACCCAGACGGAAGCAGAGATGGAGGTGGAAGCATCCCCTGGACCCCCCGGGCTGAGCAATGGGCCCCCAGCCCCTCCGGGGGGCAGTGAAGAACCTAGCGGGACCCAGTCTGAAGGagggggcagcagcagcagtggcacaggctcccccggccccccAGGGATCCTCAGGCTGGCTCAGCCCCCGCAGCGCATTGACGC GCCACGGAGAAATTCTTCCTCCTCGTCGCCCTCAGAACGGCCTCGCCAGAAACTCTCCCGGAAGGCAGCTTCCTCGGCCAACCTGTTGTTGCGGTCAGGGAGCACAGAGAG GAAGAAAGGAACAAGCCAAGCGCTCCTGGGGTGCCTGCTGTGTACCCAGCACTGTGCCAACCCCTCGACCTCCTCCATCTCATTCAGTCCCCACGACATCCTTGGGGG CCGTGGGGGAAAAGACTCCCTCTCCAGCCCTGGCGGTCCTGGCTCTCGGAGGAGCAATTACAATTTAG AAGGCATCTCAGTGAAGATGTTCCTCCGAGGCCGCCCCATTACCATGTACATCCCGTCTGGCATCCGCAGTGTGGAGGAGCTGCCCAGCGGCCCACCCCCGGAGACCCTCAGCCTTGACTGGGT GTATGGGTACCGGGGTCGTGACTCCCGCTCTAATCTGTTTGTGCTGCGCTCTGGGGAGGTGGTCTACTTTATCGCCTGTGTGGTGGTGCTGTACCGACCCGGGGGGGGCCCCGGGGGCCCTGGAGGTGGTGGTCAGAGGCATTACCGGGGGCACACAGACTGTGTTCGATG CCTGGCTGTTCACCCTGATGGTGTGCGTGTAGCCTCAGGACAGACAGCCGGCGTGGATAAAGATGGAAAG CCCCTGCAGCCTGTGGTTCACGTCTGGGACTCCGAGACGCTGCTGAAGCTGCAGGAGATTGGACTGGGGGCCTTCGAGCGGGGTGTGGGGGCCCTGGCCTTTTCAGTTGCG GATCAGGGCGCTTTCCTCTGTGTGGTGGATGATTCCAACGAGCACATGCTGTCGGTGTGGGACTGCAGCCGGGGCACGAAGCTGGCTGAGATCAAG AGTACAAACGACTCAGTCCTCGCCGTTGGCTTCAACCCTCGTGACAGCAGCAGCATCGTCACCAGTGGGAAATCCCACGTCCACTTCTGGAACTGGAATGGTGGAACAGGGGTTCCTGGGAACGGGATGCTCACCAGGAAACAGGGTGTCTTTGGG AAATACAAGAAGCCCAAGTTTATCTCCTGCTTTGTGTTCCTCCCCGATGGAGACATTCTCACTGGGGACTCAGAGGGGAACATCCTCACCTGGGGGCGGAGCCTCTCCGATTCCAGGACCCCAGGCAGGGGTGGGGCCAAAG AGACCTATGGGATTGTGGCCCAGGTCCACGCTCATGAAGGCTCCATCTTCGCCCTGTGTCTCCGGCGGGACGGGACTGTGCTGAGTGGCGGTGGGCGGGACCGCCGGCTGGTCCAGTGGGGGCCCGGGTTGGTGGCCCTTCAGGAGGCGGAG ATTCCTGAACACTTTGGGGCCGTGCGGGCCATTGCAGAGGGGCCTGGCTCTGAGCTGCTGGTGGGCACCACGAAGAATGCGTTGCTGCGGGGAGATCTGGCCCAGGGCTTCTCCCCTGTAATCCAG GGTCACACGGATGAGCTCTGGGGGCTCTGCACACATCCCTTCCAGAACCGTTTCCTCACCTGTGGCCATGACCGGCAGCTCTGCCTCTGGGACGGGGAGGGCCATGCCCTGGCCTGGAGCATCGACCTCAAG gaGACTGGTCTCTGTGCTGACTTCCACCCCAGTGGGGCAGTTGTGGCCGTAGGACTGAAcacagggag GTGGCTGGTTTTGGATACAGAGACCAGAGAGATTGTGTCTGACATCACCGATGGCAATGAGCAGCTATCAGTGGTCCGGTACAGCCCAG ATGGGTTGTACCTGGCCATCGGTTCCCATGACAACATGATCTACATCTATAGCGTTTCCAGTGACGGTGCCAAGTCCAGCCGTTTTGGCCGCTGTGTG GGTCACTCCAGCTTCATCACTCACCTTGACTGGTCCAAGGATGGGAACTTCATCATGTCCAATTCTGGGGACTATGAGATCCTTTACT GGGATGTGGCTGGAGGCTGTAAGCTGCTGAGGAATCGCTATGAGAGCCGAGACCGGGAGTGGGCCACCTACACCTGCGTGCTGGGCTTCCATGTCTACG GCGTGTGGCCAGATGGCTCGGATGGAACTGACATCAACTCCCTGTGCCGCTCCCACAACGAGCGCGTCGTGGCCGTTGCCGACGACTTCTGCAAAGTGCACCTCTTCCAGTACCCGTGCGCGCACGCCAAG GCGCCGAGCCTCGTGTACGGTGGTCACGGCAGCCACGTGACCAGCGTCCGGTTCACGCACGACGACTCGCACCTCATCTCGCTGGGCGGCAAGGACGCCAGCATCTTCCAGTGGCGAGTGTTGGGCGCTGGGGGCACGGGGCCGGTGCCCACCACGCCCTCTCGAaccccctccctgtcccctgccTCCTCTCTTGACGTCTGA
- the EML3 gene encoding echinoderm microtubule-associated protein-like 3 isoform X3 has translation MDGAGGPGEGPAQEALQSLSRRLQVQEKEMELVKAALAEALRLLRLQAPPTSLQDPGTLGPPRDSSPAAPPGLPPTCSPSLVSRGTQTEAEMEVEASPGPPGLSNGPPAPPGGSEEPSGTQSEGGGSSSSGTGSPGPPGILRLAQPPQRIDAPRRNSSSSSPSERPRQKLSRKAASSANLLLRSGSTESRGGKDSLSSPGGPGSRRSNYNLEGISVKMFLRGRPITMYIPSGIRSVEELPSGPPPETLSLDWVYGYRGRDSRSNLFVLRSGEVVYFIACVVVLYRPGGGPGGPGGGGQRHYRGHTDCVRCLAVHPDGVRVASGQTAGVDKDGKPLQPVVHVWDSETLLKLQEIGLGAFERGVGALAFSVADQGAFLCVVDDSNEHMLSVWDCSRGTKLAEIKSTNDSVLAVGFNPRDSSSIVTSGKSHVHFWNWNGGTGVPGNGMLTRKQGVFGKYKKPKFISCFVFLPDGDILTGDSEGNILTWGRSLSDSRTPGRGGAKETYGIVAQVHAHEGSIFALCLRRDGTVLSGGGRDRRLVQWGPGLVALQEAEIPEHFGAVRAIAEGPGSELLVGTTKNALLRGDLAQGFSPVIQGHTDELWGLCTHPFQNRFLTCGHDRQLCLWDGEGHALAWSIDLKETGLCADFHPSGAVVAVGLNTGRWLVLDTETREIVSDITDGNEQLSVVRYSPDGLYLAIGSHDNMIYIYSVSSDGAKSSRFGRCVGHSSFITHLDWSKDGNFIMSNSGDYEILYWDVAGGCKLLRNRYESRDREWATYTCVLGFHVYGVWPDGSDGTDINSLCRSHNERVVAVADDFCKVHLFQYPCAHAKAPSLVYGGHGSHVTSVRFTHDDSHLISLGGKDASIFQWRVLGAGGTGPVPTTPSRTPSLSPASSLDV, from the exons ATGGACGGGGCCGGGGGGCCCG GTGAGGGCCCGGCTCAGGAGGCCCTGCAGTCCTTGAGCCGGCGGCTTCAggtgcaggagaaggagatggagcTGGTGAAGGCAGCCTTGGCAGAAGCTCTTCGCCTGCTGCGGCTGCAggcaccccccacctccctgcaggACCCTGGCACCCTGGGCCCTCCAAGGGACAG CAGCCCTGCAGCCCCCCCAGGACTGCCACCCACATGCAGCCCCTCCTTGGTGAGCCGAGGCACCCAGACGGAAGCAGAGATGGAGGTGGAAGCATCCCCTGGACCCCCCGGGCTGAGCAATGGGCCCCCAGCCCCTCCGGGGGGCAGTGAAGAACCTAGCGGGACCCAGTCTGAAGGagggggcagcagcagcagtggcacaggctcccccggccccccAGGGATCCTCAGGCTGGCTCAGCCCCCGCAGCGCATTGACGC GCCACGGAGAAATTCTTCCTCCTCGTCGCCCTCAGAACGGCCTCGCCAGAAACTCTCCCGGAAGGCAGCTTCCTCGGCCAACCTGTTGTTGCGGTCAGGGAGCACAGAGAG CCGTGGGGGAAAAGACTCCCTCTCCAGCCCTGGCGGTCCTGGCTCTCGGAGGAGCAATTACAATTTAG AAGGCATCTCAGTGAAGATGTTCCTCCGAGGCCGCCCCATTACCATGTACATCCCGTCTGGCATCCGCAGTGTGGAGGAGCTGCCCAGCGGCCCACCCCCGGAGACCCTCAGCCTTGACTGGGT GTATGGGTACCGGGGTCGTGACTCCCGCTCTAATCTGTTTGTGCTGCGCTCTGGGGAGGTGGTCTACTTTATCGCCTGTGTGGTGGTGCTGTACCGACCCGGGGGGGGCCCCGGGGGCCCTGGAGGTGGTGGTCAGAGGCATTACCGGGGGCACACAGACTGTGTTCGATG CCTGGCTGTTCACCCTGATGGTGTGCGTGTAGCCTCAGGACAGACAGCCGGCGTGGATAAAGATGGAAAG CCCCTGCAGCCTGTGGTTCACGTCTGGGACTCCGAGACGCTGCTGAAGCTGCAGGAGATTGGACTGGGGGCCTTCGAGCGGGGTGTGGGGGCCCTGGCCTTTTCAGTTGCG GATCAGGGCGCTTTCCTCTGTGTGGTGGATGATTCCAACGAGCACATGCTGTCGGTGTGGGACTGCAGCCGGGGCACGAAGCTGGCTGAGATCAAG AGTACAAACGACTCAGTCCTCGCCGTTGGCTTCAACCCTCGTGACAGCAGCAGCATCGTCACCAGTGGGAAATCCCACGTCCACTTCTGGAACTGGAATGGTGGAACAGGGGTTCCTGGGAACGGGATGCTCACCAGGAAACAGGGTGTCTTTGGG AAATACAAGAAGCCCAAGTTTATCTCCTGCTTTGTGTTCCTCCCCGATGGAGACATTCTCACTGGGGACTCAGAGGGGAACATCCTCACCTGGGGGCGGAGCCTCTCCGATTCCAGGACCCCAGGCAGGGGTGGGGCCAAAG AGACCTATGGGATTGTGGCCCAGGTCCACGCTCATGAAGGCTCCATCTTCGCCCTGTGTCTCCGGCGGGACGGGACTGTGCTGAGTGGCGGTGGGCGGGACCGCCGGCTGGTCCAGTGGGGGCCCGGGTTGGTGGCCCTTCAGGAGGCGGAG ATTCCTGAACACTTTGGGGCCGTGCGGGCCATTGCAGAGGGGCCTGGCTCTGAGCTGCTGGTGGGCACCACGAAGAATGCGTTGCTGCGGGGAGATCTGGCCCAGGGCTTCTCCCCTGTAATCCAG GGTCACACGGATGAGCTCTGGGGGCTCTGCACACATCCCTTCCAGAACCGTTTCCTCACCTGTGGCCATGACCGGCAGCTCTGCCTCTGGGACGGGGAGGGCCATGCCCTGGCCTGGAGCATCGACCTCAAG gaGACTGGTCTCTGTGCTGACTTCCACCCCAGTGGGGCAGTTGTGGCCGTAGGACTGAAcacagggag GTGGCTGGTTTTGGATACAGAGACCAGAGAGATTGTGTCTGACATCACCGATGGCAATGAGCAGCTATCAGTGGTCCGGTACAGCCCAG ATGGGTTGTACCTGGCCATCGGTTCCCATGACAACATGATCTACATCTATAGCGTTTCCAGTGACGGTGCCAAGTCCAGCCGTTTTGGCCGCTGTGTG GGTCACTCCAGCTTCATCACTCACCTTGACTGGTCCAAGGATGGGAACTTCATCATGTCCAATTCTGGGGACTATGAGATCCTTTACT GGGATGTGGCTGGAGGCTGTAAGCTGCTGAGGAATCGCTATGAGAGCCGAGACCGGGAGTGGGCCACCTACACCTGCGTGCTGGGCTTCCATGTCTACG GCGTGTGGCCAGATGGCTCGGATGGAACTGACATCAACTCCCTGTGCCGCTCCCACAACGAGCGCGTCGTGGCCGTTGCCGACGACTTCTGCAAAGTGCACCTCTTCCAGTACCCGTGCGCGCACGCCAAG GCGCCGAGCCTCGTGTACGGTGGTCACGGCAGCCACGTGACCAGCGTCCGGTTCACGCACGACGACTCGCACCTCATCTCGCTGGGCGGCAAGGACGCCAGCATCTTCCAGTGGCGAGTGTTGGGCGCTGGGGGCACGGGGCCGGTGCCCACCACGCCCTCTCGAaccccctccctgtcccctgccTCCTCTCTTGACGTCTGA
- the EML3 gene encoding echinoderm microtubule-associated protein-like 3 isoform X1, giving the protein MDGAGGPGEGPAQEALQSLSRRLQVQEKEMELVKAALAEALRLLRLQAPPTSLQDPGTLGPPRDSSPAAPPGLPPTCSPSLVSRGTQTEAEMEVEASPGPPGLSNGPPAPPGGSEEPSGTQSEGGGSSSSGTGSPGPPGILRLAQPPQRIDAPRRNSSSSSPSERPRQKLSRKAASSANLLLRSGSTERKKGTSQALLGCLLCTQHCANPSTSSISFSPHDILGGRGGKDSLSSPGGPGSRRSNYNLEGISVKMFLRGRPITMYIPSGIRSVEELPSGPPPETLSLDWVYGYRGRDSRSNLFVLRSGEVVYFIACVVVLYRPGGGPGGPGGGGQRHYRGHTDCVRCLAVHPDGVRVASGQTAGVDKDGKPLQPVVHVWDSETLLKLQEIGLGAFERGVGALAFSVADQGAFLCVVDDSNEHMLSVWDCSRGTKLAEIKSTNDSVLAVGFNPRDSSSIVTSGKSHVHFWNWNGGTGVPGNGMLTRKQGVFGKYKKPKFISCFVFLPDGDILTGDSEGNILTWGRSLSDSRTPGRGGAKETYGIVAQVHAHEGSIFALCLRRDGTVLSGGGRDRRLVQWGPGLVALQEAEIPEHFGAVRAIAEGPGSELLVGTTKNALLRGDLAQGFSPVIQGHTDELWGLCTHPFQNRFLTCGHDRQLCLWDGEGHALAWSIDLKETGLCADFHPSGAVVAVGLNTGRWLVLDTETREIVSDITDGNEQLSVVRYSPDGLYLAIGSHDNMIYIYSVSSDGAKSSRFGRCVGHSSFITHLDWSKDGNFIMSNSGDYEILYWDVAGGCKLLRNRYESRDREWATYTCVLGFHVYGVWPDGSDGTDINSLCRSHNERVVAVADDFCKVHLFQYPCAHAKAPSLVYGGHGSHVTSVRFTHDDSHLISLGGKDASIFQWRVLGAGGTGPVPTTPSRTPSLSPASSLDV; this is encoded by the exons ATGGACGGGGCCGGGGGGCCCG GTGAGGGCCCGGCTCAGGAGGCCCTGCAGTCCTTGAGCCGGCGGCTTCAggtgcaggagaaggagatggagcTGGTGAAGGCAGCCTTGGCAGAAGCTCTTCGCCTGCTGCGGCTGCAggcaccccccacctccctgcaggACCCTGGCACCCTGGGCCCTCCAAGGGACAG CAGCCCTGCAGCCCCCCCAGGACTGCCACCCACATGCAGCCCCTCCTTGGTGAGCCGAGGCACCCAGACGGAAGCAGAGATGGAGGTGGAAGCATCCCCTGGACCCCCCGGGCTGAGCAATGGGCCCCCAGCCCCTCCGGGGGGCAGTGAAGAACCTAGCGGGACCCAGTCTGAAGGagggggcagcagcagcagtggcacaggctcccccggccccccAGGGATCCTCAGGCTGGCTCAGCCCCCGCAGCGCATTGACGC GCCACGGAGAAATTCTTCCTCCTCGTCGCCCTCAGAACGGCCTCGCCAGAAACTCTCCCGGAAGGCAGCTTCCTCGGCCAACCTGTTGTTGCGGTCAGGGAGCACAGAGAG GAAGAAAGGAACAAGCCAAGCGCTCCTGGGGTGCCTGCTGTGTACCCAGCACTGTGCCAACCCCTCGACCTCCTCCATCTCATTCAGTCCCCACGACATCCTTGGGGG CCGTGGGGGAAAAGACTCCCTCTCCAGCCCTGGCGGTCCTGGCTCTCGGAGGAGCAATTACAATTTAG AAGGCATCTCAGTGAAGATGTTCCTCCGAGGCCGCCCCATTACCATGTACATCCCGTCTGGCATCCGCAGTGTGGAGGAGCTGCCCAGCGGCCCACCCCCGGAGACCCTCAGCCTTGACTGGGT GTATGGGTACCGGGGTCGTGACTCCCGCTCTAATCTGTTTGTGCTGCGCTCTGGGGAGGTGGTCTACTTTATCGCCTGTGTGGTGGTGCTGTACCGACCCGGGGGGGGCCCCGGGGGCCCTGGAGGTGGTGGTCAGAGGCATTACCGGGGGCACACAGACTGTGTTCGATG CCTGGCTGTTCACCCTGATGGTGTGCGTGTAGCCTCAGGACAGACAGCCGGCGTGGATAAAGATGGAAAG CCCCTGCAGCCTGTGGTTCACGTCTGGGACTCCGAGACGCTGCTGAAGCTGCAGGAGATTGGACTGGGGGCCTTCGAGCGGGGTGTGGGGGCCCTGGCCTTTTCAGTTGCG GATCAGGGCGCTTTCCTCTGTGTGGTGGATGATTCCAACGAGCACATGCTGTCGGTGTGGGACTGCAGCCGGGGCACGAAGCTGGCTGAGATCAAG AGTACAAACGACTCAGTCCTCGCCGTTGGCTTCAACCCTCGTGACAGCAGCAGCATCGTCACCAGTGGGAAATCCCACGTCCACTTCTGGAACTGGAATGGTGGAACAGGGGTTCCTGGGAACGGGATGCTCACCAGGAAACAGGGTGTCTTTGGG AAATACAAGAAGCCCAAGTTTATCTCCTGCTTTGTGTTCCTCCCCGATGGAGACATTCTCACTGGGGACTCAGAGGGGAACATCCTCACCTGGGGGCGGAGCCTCTCCGATTCCAGGACCCCAGGCAGGGGTGGGGCCAAAG AGACCTATGGGATTGTGGCCCAGGTCCACGCTCATGAAGGCTCCATCTTCGCCCTGTGTCTCCGGCGGGACGGGACTGTGCTGAGTGGCGGTGGGCGGGACCGCCGGCTGGTCCAGTGGGGGCCCGGGTTGGTGGCCCTTCAGGAGGCGGAG ATTCCTGAACACTTTGGGGCCGTGCGGGCCATTGCAGAGGGGCCTGGCTCTGAGCTGCTGGTGGGCACCACGAAGAATGCGTTGCTGCGGGGAGATCTGGCCCAGGGCTTCTCCCCTGTAATCCAG GGTCACACGGATGAGCTCTGGGGGCTCTGCACACATCCCTTCCAGAACCGTTTCCTCACCTGTGGCCATGACCGGCAGCTCTGCCTCTGGGACGGGGAGGGCCATGCCCTGGCCTGGAGCATCGACCTCAAG gaGACTGGTCTCTGTGCTGACTTCCACCCCAGTGGGGCAGTTGTGGCCGTAGGACTGAAcacagggag GTGGCTGGTTTTGGATACAGAGACCAGAGAGATTGTGTCTGACATCACCGATGGCAATGAGCAGCTATCAGTGGTCCGGTACAGCCCAG ATGGGTTGTACCTGGCCATCGGTTCCCATGACAACATGATCTACATCTATAGCGTTTCCAGTGACGGTGCCAAGTCCAGCCGTTTTGGCCGCTGTGTG GGTCACTCCAGCTTCATCACTCACCTTGACTGGTCCAAGGATGGGAACTTCATCATGTCCAATTCTGGGGACTATGAGATCCTTTACT GGGATGTGGCTGGAGGCTGTAAGCTGCTGAGGAATCGCTATGAGAGCCGAGACCGGGAGTGGGCCACCTACACCTGCGTGCTGGGCTTCCATGTCTACG GCGTGTGGCCAGATGGCTCGGATGGAACTGACATCAACTCCCTGTGCCGCTCCCACAACGAGCGCGTCGTGGCCGTTGCCGACGACTTCTGCAAAGTGCACCTCTTCCAGTACCCGTGCGCGCACGCCAAG GCGCCGAGCCTCGTGTACGGTGGTCACGGCAGCCACGTGACCAGCGTCCGGTTCACGCACGACGACTCGCACCTCATCTCGCTGGGCGGCAAGGACGCCAGCATCTTCCAGTGGCGAGTGTTGGGCGCTGGGGGCACGGGGCCGGTGCCCACCACGCCCTCTCGAaccccctccctgtcccctgccTCCTCTCTTGACGTCTGA